In Fragaria vesca subsp. vesca linkage group LG5, FraVesHawaii_1.0, whole genome shotgun sequence, the genomic stretch TTTTGCACAGATTGCCATTGAAGGCTTTTGTCGATGTGGCGCGTCAAAGACTTTGGGCGCATGAGATGTGAAATCTCGGCATCTAGGCTTGTTAGCCTGGGGTTAAAACATGTGGGTTAATCCTTTCCAATGAAAGGTTCCACAGATACCAAGCGAAGATCCGCCTTAGGCATCTAGTACGTCAAAACTCAACGGAGCAGAATGTTACATTTCTCTTGCATACAAAACTAAGCTGTTATGAGACTCGATAGAGGTCACAAACGATGCTTTTAATGGTTTGTCCTTCGGATTGATCATACATAATCCGGAAAAGCCGTGAATTGATCAAACACAATTCGAAAAAAATGCCTCGGATTGATCAAACACAATCCGGTGAAAGATGGGGTTGATCAAACACAACCCGGACAAAGAAACAAGAGTGATCAAACACACTCTTGACCCGCGAATAAAATTCCGGGATTTGGGTACCTGCACGCACAAAATCCCAAGCATAGAACGGAGATGGAGAAGGGAGGAAAGGATTTTATCCTCCCCGAGTTATTGAACTTGGAAAAGTTTAAGGTTTCAAAAAACATACCTTTCTAGAGGCTGCCGAGAGGAGAAATAACGTTTCGCCTACTTATACTTCGAATTTGAGGCTGAAAATTTGATAGGAGGAGCAGCACTGGATGGGGAAGCTGCTGTCAAAATTTCAGGTTGATCGGAGCAAGGGAAGGTGATGAACCGGTGGTCGGTAGCGGTGGTGGTCTGGAATCTTCCGGCGGCCGGTTCGGAGACTTTCCGGCCGGTTCTCAGGGTGAGACCGGCGGCGTTGGATCTGGGGCGGAGAGAGTTTTATGGGGATATAAAATTCCGGCGGAGGGCAGTCGGAATTTTGGTCGGAAATCGGGAAAAACAAGGCTGCCCGATTTTAGGGTTTTGGTTTTTAGGGTTTAGAAAATAAATGGTGGGCTATTGGCTCTAGGGTTAGAACAAAGTGCATGATAACGTGATAAATGATAAAGTGTAGAGACAAAGAGATAGCAAGAGAGTCATCATCTTATTCATTGATAGGAGTCCTTTATATAAGGAATTACACAATACCAATATGGTAAGGATATGAATACATAGATCTAGTCTAACTACATATCCTATTGACATAAGGCCAAGGCACACATAGAGAATATCCTAGAACATAAAAGAGTATTACAATCATTATAGAACAGTTGACAAATACCCAAAAGGGTGGAGTGTCATTTTTGATCCTTGTATCTAGTTGTTAGTTGTTACTTATTTGATGTGTATAAGACTTTAGTTGTAATAATGTTCATTAACTTCATAAACGGATAATTGGTAAGTTCTTTAATTTGAAGTCTCATAATGATTTTGGTTACAGTTTCACATAGCATGCAGGTTATAATTTGAATGAAGGAAAGACACAACGTCTTTGCATTTAACGAATTAGTTTCAACACACTTCGATATGTAACCTTCTTACCTCTCTTTGTATAAAGCATCGATCCAACACTGTAATTAGCAACGCAATGAATAAAATGCCACATAAAAGACATGTTGCAGTTCTTGCATTTCCGTTTGGCTGCCATGCAAAGCCTGTGCTTAACTTGGTGCGCAAGCTTGCAAAAGCTTCCCCAAACACACACTTTTCTTTCTTCAACACATCGAAATCCAACAACTCGCTGTTCTCAGAATCAAAATCCGAGATTTTGGATAACATCAAACCCTACAATATATCAGATGGTGTTCCAACAGATCATGCCTTACCAAGAAACCCGCTAGAGGCAGTGGACCTTTTCCTCAAGGCAGCGCCTGAAAACTTCAAAACCTGCATTGAAAAGGCAGTGGCAGACACAAACATGCAGATCAGTTGTCTAATAACAGATGGATTCTTGGTCTTTGGTAGCCAGATGGCTGAGAATTTGGGTGTTCCATGGATTCCAGTTTGGATTCCCTTACCTTGCACCCTGTCTGCTCACATTTACACTGACGCTATCCGCCATATATATGCAATTGATGTTGTTGATCGTCAAGACAAGACACTAGAAACCATTCCGGGTTTGTCTACAATGCGCATCGAGGACTTACCAGATGAAGTACTTCCAAGTGAATCTCTATTCTCTGAAACACTCAGACGAATTGGGCAAGTCCTCCCAAAGTCTGCAGCCGTTGTCATGAATTTCTATCAAGAACTAGACCCCATGTTTCTTGAAAATGATCTCAAGTCCAAGTTGCCCAAGATGCTCAATGTTGGTTTTCTCACCCTTTCGTTACCGCTACAGCCATTACCTCCATCAGAAACCGATGCCTCGGGATGCCTTTCGTGGTTGGATGCGCAACGAGCTTCGTCTGTGGTGTATATTAGTTTCGGAACTGTGGGAGCTCCATCTAGGAGTGAGCTTGTAGCTCTGGCTGAGGCACTGAAAGCAACTGGTGCACCATTTCTTTGGTCTCTTGGAGACAGATTTAAGGACGCACTGCCGTCTGGTTTTGTTGAAAGAACACAGAAGCATGGGAAAGTTGTGTCATGGGCACCCCAGGCGCAAGTTTTAGGGCATAGCTCAATAGGTGTGTTTGTGACTCACTGCGGGTGCAATTCTGTTTATGAAAGTGTTTCCAATGGAGTCCCGATGATATGCAGGCCATTGTTTGGAGATCACAAAATGACTGCGAGGATGGTCGAGGAAGTGTGGGGTGTTGGAGTCAAAGTGGAGGGCGGGGTGTTCACAAAGAGTGGAGTGATCAAGAGCTTCGAGCGGATTTTGGAAAATGAAGAAGGGAAGAAAATGAGGGAGAAGGCCAGAGCCCTCAGAGAGATTGTAGAAGAGGCTGCTGGGCCTTCTGGGAGTGCTCCACCAGACTATACAGCTTTGCTGGATGTAATATCCATCTAGGACTCCATATCTCTATTACTAAAGCATTTGTTAGCTTACTAATAAGTTTGGACTATGATCTTATCCTATGGTTTTTACTTTATAATTTCTTTTTCGAATAATGAAAAGATATAGTGCCAAAATATTTGGGAAAGGCTGCAAGATTTTATAGAATTTTGGTGGATGTAATTTCTTTCTTTTAAGGCAAAATTATTATATCTTACAGTTGATACTAGAAATTATATGCAAGTAACAATTAGTAGCAATGGGATAGCTGTAGAATATTTGTAAATATTTACTTTCCTTGTATGTGTATGTTAAATATTATGTATAAATGTATGAGATATTTTTCCTATTAGGACTACAATTGTATCTGTATATAAACCTCTGATATGGAGATGAATATACATTGAAGCATTCCAAATCATATTGAATCCTTATTTTCTATTTGGCATCAGAGCCAGTCGAACTTGTATCTTCCGAAACCCAAATTTCATAATACCAAAAACAAAATCTGCTGCAAACAAACAAAAGCAAAAGCAGATAAATTTTTTTTCCTTCCTCAAACCCACATCATTTTTTCCTTCAACCTTTTTTAGTTTAATATTCAAATGGGAGATCAAATCAACGGACCTGAAACCCGTTTGCACTCATGCCTCCGGTCGTCAACCATTATCACACCACCACTCAAGACAACTCGGCCTTTCCGACTAGTGTTACCTTGAATGAAACCAATTATTCAATATGGACACTGTAGAAGGAAGAGAACAGAGCAAGTGTTTTGGAAATGAGTTCTTATTGAATACTTCTACTCTCTCTTATCTCAAACAGCAAGATTACATAGACTTATATAGGAACAAGACCTAACTCTATAACTTCTTAACTTATCAAGACATTAAACACCCACTTCATGCTAATGAAGATGAAAAGACTCATAACAGTTGAAACTGAAAATATTGGAAACTAAAAGATTAAAAACTGACAGCAGCCTTATTCTAGGAAAACAAACTAGCAAATTTGGTTTAATCAACCAACATAGCCTCCCGTAAACCAAACTTGCTTTTGACACCCAATCTTGCAATATCTTCCTTGAAAACTTGTCCACCAAGAGCCTTAGTAAAGACATCAGCCATCTGATCATTTGTTTTGCAATACTTCACTTCAATAACTCCTTCTTTCACCAGCTCCCTTAGAAAATGATATCGCATACGAATGTGCTTTGTCCTCCCATGAAGAACATGATCTTTTGCAATTGAAATTGTGGAACTATTATCACAAAACAAAGTTGTTGGACTGCTTTGCTTATGCTGCAAACTTTCCAGAACACCTCGCAGCCAAAGAACTTGACATCCTACATAACCAATTGCAATGTATTCTGCTTTGGTTGTAGAGAGTGCCACAATTGGTTGTTTCTTTGAACTCCATGAAATTGCACTGCTTCCAAGACTAAAAACATAGCCTAAAGTACTTCTACTGTCATCAATACTTCCGGCTAAATCACTGTCAGTATAACCAACAAGATTCATTGGAACATTTGCCTGATAGAAAAATACCATAATCAATGGTTCCAATAATATAACGCAGAATTCTTTTTGCAGCCTCCCAATGATTAGCATATGGTTTCTCCATGAACCTGCTCACCAAACTCACTGCATACATAATATTCGGCCTTGTCGCTGTTAAATACATCAAATTTCCCACCAAATTCCGAAACATTGTGGAATTCACAGCTTTTCCTTCACCATTTTTGCTAAGTTTTAAGCTTGTAACGCATGGTGTTGCTATTGGATTAGCATGCTCCATCTTGAACTTCTTAACAACCTCTTTTGCGTAGCTCTCCTGGGAAATAAAAATACCTTCCTTGGATTGTTGAACTTCAATTCCAAGAAAGTGATGTAATTCTCCCAAATCTGTCATCTCAAAATCTTTCATCATAGAAAGCTTAAACTCATGCAACATCTCCAAGCTATTTCCAGTAAAAATAAGGTCATCAACATAGAGACTTACAACCATAAAGCTCCCTTGTGAATTACCTTTGACGCAGAGAGTGTGTTCATATGGACACTTCAGAAAACCATGCTTCTCAAAGTAAGAATTGATGTGGTTGTACCAGGCCCGTGGTGATTGTTTCAGACCATATAATGCTTTATTGAGCTTGTAAACTTTATTTTCTTCTCCTTCCTTCACAAAACCTGGGGGCTGCTCAATATAAACTTCTTCTTGGAGAGACCCATTCAAGAACGCAGACTTCACATCCATTTGGAACAGCTTCCATTTGTTTTGAGCAGCAAGAGAAATCACTAAGCGAATTGTGTCAAGTCTGGAAACAGGAGCAAATACATCTGTGTAGTCTTCTCCTTCTTTTTGTTTGTACCCTTTTGCCACAAGCCTCTCCTTGTGCTTGTTGATAGACCCATATGGATTCATCTTTGTCTTGTACACCCATTTTACACCGTTGGGTTTCTTGTGTGGTGGCAAATCTGTGAGCTCCCAAGTTTGATTCTTTTCAATGGCTTTTACTTCTTCCATGGATCTCTTCCACTTTTCATCTCTACAAGCTTCATTAAAGCAAACTGGGATCCTCTCCAGCAAAGAATGCAAAATAAACAACATCATCTTGCAAGCTTACTTGTTCTGTGGAGTCATAAAGATCTCGCAGGCTTCTGAATTTTCTGGAAGGACTTTCAGGTGAGTCATCTTCATCTGATTCATGAGTATTGGATGTTCCGCACTCATCTCCAAGGGCTGGAAAGTCGGCTGTGTCTTTCTTTTTTTCATCAAAAATAGCATATTCATCAAACAAAACATCTCGACTTATAATGATCCTCTTTGTCTCTGGATTGTACAGCTTGTAGGCCTTGCTCCGGTCGCTATATCCAATGAAAATACACTTCTCTGACTTGTCTTCAAGCTTGTTTCTAATCTCTTTTGGAACATGGGCATATGCAACAGATTCAAAAACTCTCAAATGCTGCACATTTGGTTTCACTCCGTACCATGCTTCATGAGGCATACAATCTTTTAAGCATTTTGTTGGTGATCTGTTGATTAAGTAGACTGCACATGACACTGCTTCTGCCCACAACTCTTTCTGCAATTTCTTCCTTCTGAGCATGCACCTCACCATCTCCATTATAGTTCGATTTTTCCTCTCACTTACACCATTTTGTTAAGGTGTATAGCGAGTTGTCAGCTGATGCTTTATTCCACTATCTTTGCAAAACTTCTCAAAGTCCTTGGACAAATATTCTCCTCCACGATTAGTTCTCAAAACTTTGATAGACCGACCAATAATGTTCTCAGCTTCTGCTTTAAAATCTTTGAAAGCTTGTAATGCTTCTGATTTTTCTTTGAGAAAACATACCTAAACTTTTCTTGAGAAATCATCAATAAATGAAATAAAATACTTGCTACCTCCAAGAGATTCAACTGGCATAGGACCACAGAGATCTAAATGAACAAGTTCCAGTGGATATTTTGCTTGCCAAGAGGAGTGCGAAGGGAATGGATTCCTGTGCTGCTTACCAAGCTGACATTCTTCACACACATCTTCTTCTTCGATTATCTAAGGTAACCCTTCAACCATGTTTTTTGTTGCCAGCTGCTTCAAATTTCCATAGTTCAAGTGACCAAATCTGTCATGCCATAACCTGAAATTTTCTTTTTCACAACCAACCAAGCATGATAGATTTGTTGTTTCAAGCTTGAGAGGGATTAAATTATTTCCAGCCACTCCAATCTTTGCAATAAGCTGATCTTTCTTTGACAAGAAACAAGCATAATCATGAAAATGAATATCATACCCTCTCCTCAAGAAATGCCCAACACTTAATAAATTGCTTTTTAAACCAGGAACATAATAAACATCTGACATCTTCTCAATACTTCCCGACTTTGATTTAAATGTGATTTCTCCAACCCCTTTTATTTTGTAAGCTTTAGCATCACCAATCATTACTTCACCATGATCCATCAGCTTGAGTGTGGAGAAAAGATTTTTGTTACCTATCATATGTTTGCTTGCTCCACTGTCAAGATACCACATCTCCTCCATGCAGCTTCCATGACATGCTACGACTAATAGCGTGTCTTGCTCATTGTTACCGATGTTGCATTCATGCATAAAACCAGCTCGGACTTGCTTGTCATCTCCTTGCTTGCGCCAATAATTGTGCTTGACATGACCTGGTCTGTAATAATGGGAGTCTTCAAAACGTCCTTTTCCATGATAGTAGCCACGGCCTCTTCCTCTACTTGGAAACGTGGTGTCTGCACTTCTATCATCTTCATGTTGATTACTTGATGAGTCTCTTCCAATTCCTTGAAAATTATTACCTTTTCCACGAGAATTAAAACCACATCCTCGTCCCCTTGCTCGACCAACACTTCCATTCCAACGTTGAAATCTGTGAGCATGATTCCAATTGCCTCCCGTGGATGTGACTTGGGACTTGAGTGCCTGATCAAGTTGAGAAGAGGCAGAGTTCCTCTTTTTAATCTTGAACTCATGAGCTTCCAATCTTCCTTGCACTTATCCAAACTGAGAGTAGACAAATCTGTTGACTCTTCAATAACAGCTTCAACATAGTCAAACTTCGGTGTCAGAATCCAAAGAACTTTTTCAACCACCCTTGCATCTTCTAAAATCTCCCCATTTGATGCCATATTATTAACCACTGGATTTACTCTAGTAAAATACTCCCTGATGCTTTCTGTCTCCTTCATCTCCAACTTTTTGAACTCCAATCTTAGAGTTTGAAGACGAACCATTTTCACCTTCTCTTTGCCTTTGTAGGCTGCATGAATGATGTCCTAGGCTTCCTTGGACGTCTCAGCTTGAGCAATTCTTTCATACACAGACTCTTGAATTGTCTGGTAGATATAGAAGAGTGCCTTGCTATCCTTCTTTCGATTCTCCTTCAAAGCATTCCTCTGTTGTTGTGTTAAAGCACCTTCATTCTCCGGTTCGACGTATCCTTCTTCGACAACGTTCCATATCTCCAGGGACTTCAACAATACCTTGACATTCTTGCTCCAATAATCATACTTCTCACCATTGAAACGAGGAATGAGTGATATCATATTAGAGTTGGAGTTGTTTTTATTCGCCATAGGAGCAGCGCGAGCTTCTACAGCTCTGATACCAGAATGTAGAAGGAAGAGAACAAAGCAAGTGTTTTGGAAATGAGTTCTTATTGAATACTTCTACTCTCTCTTATCTCAAACAACAAGATTACATACACTTATATAGGAACAAGACCTGACTTTATAACTTCTTAACTTATCAAGACATTAAACACCCACTTCATGCTAATGAAGATGAAAAGACTCATAACAGTTGAAACTAAAAATACTGGAAACTAAAAGATTAAAAACTGACAGCAGCCTTATTCTAGGAAAACAAACCAGCAAATTTGGTTTAATTAGCCAACATGCACCTCTTATGAAGATGAGGATTTGAGCACGAGGTAAGGTTGGTTACCTCACTAGAGCCAAAGTCGCATCAGATGAGAATTCGACTGAATTTGAAACTTGGGCCACAGAGAATGAGAGAGTAAAGAGTTTGCTCATTGACTCCATGAAGCCATCACTCATCAATCGATATATCCGACTATCAACAGCCAAAGATGTTTGGGAAGCAGTTGAGAAGACTTTTTATGATAATTATGATGAGCCTCGAATCTTTGAATTGAATAAGAAGTGCTTTGCAACGAGACAAAATGGTCGGCCTCTTCCTACCTATTATAATGAATTGGTGGGAATGTTTCAGGAGATCGATCAACGTATTGCCTCTCAAAACAACACAGTAGCTGGAGTTATTTAAGAAACGATTGCTATCCCGCGTATGCGAGTTCACATGTTCCTTAGTGGGCTCGATTCAGAGTATGATCAAGTTAGTGGTGAGATGTTTCGCAAAGACCCAAAGTTCACCTTGGAGCAAAGTTATGCCTATGTTCGAAAGGTTCATTTTGATCGGCAAGTTATGGGACATGCCTCTGAGTCTTCTGTTATGGCTGTCCAACGCAAACAAGGTCCTCCTCCAGGCTTCTCAAATGCTCCACCACGTAGCTTCCCAGCAAAATCGAATCCTTATGCAAACGTCAAGTGTCCGGTTTGTGGAGACTTGGGG encodes the following:
- the LOC101293600 gene encoding anthocyanidin 3-O-glucosyltransferase 2-like — encoded protein: MNKMPHKRHVAVLAFPFGCHAKPVLNLVRKLAKASPNTHFSFFNTSKSNNSLFSESKSEILDNIKPYNISDGVPTDHALPRNPLEAVDLFLKAAPENFKTCIEKAVADTNMQISCLITDGFLVFGSQMAENLGVPWIPVWIPLPCTLSAHIYTDAIRHIYAIDVVDRQDKTLETIPGLSTMRIEDLPDEVLPSESLFSETLRRIGQVLPKSAAVVMNFYQELDPMFLENDLKSKLPKMLNVGFLTLSLPLQPLPPSETDASGCLSWLDAQRASSVVYISFGTVGAPSRSELVALAEALKATGAPFLWSLGDRFKDALPSGFVERTQKHGKVVSWAPQAQVLGHSSIGVFVTHCGCNSVYESVSNGVPMICRPLFGDHKMTARMVEEVWGVGVKVEGGVFTKSGVIKSFERILENEEGKKMREKARALREIVEEAAGPSGSAPPDYTALLDVISI